The sequence below is a genomic window from Pleurocapsa sp. PCC 7327.
CATCTACAACAGAACTCGATGCAGACGCGATCGCACAAACCATTCGGCGTTCTCAAGATCTCGCTCGCATTGCGCCAGAAGACCCAGAATGGATGCCTTTACTAGAACCCCAAACCTACGAAAAGCGTTCTCCTGCTTTCGATCTGGAGACAGCAATCCTTTCTCCTCTGGAGAGGGGAGAAATCGTCAAACAAGTCTGCTCTCTCTGCCGCCAAGCAAATGCAGACAGTTCTGGAACGCTCAGTACAGAGGCATCGGTACGAGCGATCGGTAATTCATTGGGATTGCGGGCCTATAATCGCACAACCGAGGCAGATTTCAGCGTCACGGCGCGTCTGAAGAACGGTTCGAGTTGGGGCAATCAGACAGCCTTTGCGATCGCGCAGTTGCCCATAGAAGACATAACCGAACAAGTCATCCAAAGAGCGATCGCTTCCTGCAATCCTCGCGAAATTCAGCCAGGAGTTTATCCCGTCGTCTTCGATGCGGCGGCTTTTTTCGGCTTACTCCCCTGGGTCATTTGGAATTTGGATGCAAGGGCAGCCGATGAAGGGCGTTCTTTTATGTCTCGTACCGACGAAGCAGGACATCCTATCGGCAATCGCGTTGGCGAAGCGATGTTTAGTCCTCTAGTGCAAGTACAGCGCCATCCCGCTCATCCCTTACTGCAATCCGGGACATTTTTTGACGATGGCTTAAGCAATGGCTATCTAGAAATCGTCAAAGATGGAATTCCTCAAACCCTTGCCTACAGTCGTTACTGGGCGCAGGAAAAAGGAAAGCAGCCCACAGGAGTTATGTCGCCTATCGTCATGACGGGTTCCGAGCAAAGTCTTTCCGATTTAATTTCCC
It includes:
- a CDS encoding TldD/PmbA family protein; amino-acid sequence: MFSIHSETAKVPTLLSEDEATSLIESVIKQSEAEGVFVSLSSSESSLSRFSENQISQNIGKNRFSLTVTSYFGKRSASASTTELDADAIAQTIRRSQDLARIAPEDPEWMPLLEPQTYEKRSPAFDLETAILSPLERGEIVKQVCSLCRQANADSSGTLSTEASVRAIGNSLGLRAYNRTTEADFSVTARLKNGSSWGNQTAFAIAQLPIEDITEQVIQRAIASCNPREIQPGVYPVVFDAAAFFGLLPWVIWNLDARAADEGRSFMSRTDEAGHPIGNRVGEAMFSPLVQVQRHPAHPLLQSGTFFDDGLSNGYLEIVKDGIPQTLAYSRYWAQEKGKQPTGVMSPIVMTGSEQSLSDLISQTERGILVSRSWYVRYVNPRTLEVTGMTRDGTFWIEDGQIAYPIKNLRFNQCLPDMLRDIEAISSVQRFDSTVVPGVKVKAFNFSSVTDSV